The proteins below come from a single Paracoccus sp. SCSIO 75233 genomic window:
- the ccoN gene encoding cytochrome-c oxidase, cbb3-type subunit I has product MSDYIKLIVLGLIAVVAAIAAGYGRDLAYTVNMAIVMLFAASFFIYFLRRTDEPHPVADQGSYQDGVIRAGVIATVFWGVVGFLVGVTIAAQLAWPALNFSDAAQGYLNFGKLRPLHTSAVIFAFGGNALLATSFYVVQRTCAARLWGGNAVWFVFWGYQLFIVLAATGYILGATQSKEYAEPEWYVDWWLTLVWVVYLLIYLGTIMKRREPHIYVANWFYLAFIVTIALLHVVNNLAIPVSIFGAKSVQVFAGVQDAMVQWWYGHNAVGFFLTAGFLGMMYYFIPKQAERPVYSYKLSIIHFWALIFLYIWAGPHHLHYTALPDWASTLGMVFSIMLWMPSWGGMINGLMTLSGAWDKLRTDPIIRMMVVAVGFYGMATFEGPMMSIKAVNSLSHYTDWTIGHVHSGALGWNGMITFGALYYLVPKLWGRERLYSLQLVSWHFWLATIGLVLYAASMWVSGIMEGLMWREVDSQGFLVNAFADTVQAKYAMNVVRFLGGTLYLSGALIMAYNLWATVNRQDRVHSTTATVPAE; this is encoded by the coding sequence ATGTCGGATTATATCAAGCTGATCGTGCTTGGTCTGATCGCAGTCGTAGCCGCAATTGCGGCAGGATACGGTCGCGATCTCGCCTATACGGTCAATATGGCGATCGTAATGCTGTTCGCCGCCAGCTTCTTCATTTATTTTCTGCGCCGCACGGATGAACCGCATCCGGTTGCCGATCAGGGCAGCTATCAGGATGGTGTGATCCGTGCCGGCGTTATCGCGACGGTCTTTTGGGGCGTCGTCGGCTTTCTGGTCGGTGTGACCATTGCCGCGCAGCTCGCATGGCCTGCGCTGAATTTTTCGGATGCAGCCCAAGGCTATCTCAACTTCGGCAAGCTCCGTCCTCTCCACACGTCAGCCGTGATTTTCGCCTTTGGCGGTAACGCGCTGCTGGCAACGTCGTTCTATGTCGTTCAGCGGACCTGCGCGGCGCGGCTCTGGGGCGGCAATGCCGTCTGGTTCGTCTTCTGGGGCTACCAGCTTTTCATCGTCCTCGCCGCGACCGGCTATATCCTCGGCGCAACGCAGTCGAAGGAATATGCCGAGCCTGAATGGTATGTCGACTGGTGGCTGACGCTGGTCTGGGTCGTCTACCTGCTGATCTATCTCGGCACGATCATGAAGCGCCGTGAGCCGCATATCTATGTGGCGAACTGGTTCTATCTGGCCTTTATCGTGACCATTGCGCTTCTGCATGTGGTCAACAACCTCGCCATCCCGGTCAGCATCTTCGGCGCGAAATCCGTGCAGGTCTTTGCCGGTGTGCAGGACGCCATGGTGCAATGGTGGTACGGCCACAACGCCGTGGGCTTCTTCCTGACCGCAGGCTTCCTCGGGATGATGTATTACTTCATTCCGAAACAGGCCGAACGTCCCGTCTACAGCTACAAGCTGTCGATCATCCACTTCTGGGCGCTGATCTTCCTTTACATCTGGGCCGGTCCGCACCACCTGCACTACACCGCGCTGCCTGACTGGGCGTCGACGCTGGGCATGGTCTTCTCCATCATGCTGTGGATGCCGAGCTGGGGTGGCATGATCAACGGTCTGATGACGCTGTCGGGCGCATGGGACAAGCTGCGCACAGATCCGATCATCCGGATGATGGTTGTCGCGGTCGGCTTCTACGGCATGGCGACCTTTGAAGGTCCGATGATGTCGATCAAGGCCGTCAACTCGCTGTCGCACTACACCGACTGGACCATCGGTCACGTCCATTCCGGCGCGCTTGGCTGGAACGGCATGATCACCTTCGGCGCGCTGTACTATCTGGTGCCGAAACTCTGGGGGCGCGAGCGGCTGTACAGCCTGCAGCTGGTCAGCTGGCATTTCTGGCTCGCCACCATCGGTCTGGTGCTCTACGCGGCTTCGATGTGGGTCTCGGGCATCATGGAAGGCCTGATGTGGCGCGAAGTCGACAGCCAGGGCTTCCTCGTGAACGCCTTTGCCGACACCGTTCAGGCCAAATACGCCATGAACGTGGTGCGCTTCCTCGGTGGTACGCTGTATCTGAGCGGTGCTCTGATCATGGCCTATAACCTGTGGGCGACGGTCAATCGTCAGGACCGCGTCCACTCCACGACCGCCACCGTGCCGGCAGAATAA
- the ccoO gene encoding cytochrome-c oxidase, cbb3-type subunit II gives MSILAKHKILEKNATLLLVCSFLVVTVGGIVEIAPLFYLDNTIEDVEGMRPYTPLELAGRDVYIREGCYVCHSQMIRPMRDEVERYGHYSLAAESKYDHPFQWGSKRTGPDLARVGGRYSDEWHLDHLRNPQSVVPESIMPSYGFLENRMLTGEDMVQRVRTEAMVGVPYTDEMIEVAREDFLAQADPFGDSEGMEERYPKMQQRNFDRQPGVSEMDALIAYLQMLGTLVDFSTFEPDPNR, from the coding sequence ATGTCAATTCTTGCAAAGCATAAGATCCTCGAAAAGAACGCGACGCTTCTGCTGGTCTGTTCCTTCCTTGTCGTCACGGTCGGCGGCATCGTGGAGATCGCGCCGCTCTTCTACCTCGACAACACGATTGAAGATGTCGAAGGGATGCGCCCCTACACGCCGCTGGAGCTGGCTGGTCGTGACGTCTACATCCGCGAAGGGTGTTACGTCTGCCACAGCCAGATGATCCGTCCGATGCGCGACGAGGTGGAGCGGTACGGCCATTACAGCCTCGCCGCGGAATCCAAATACGACCACCCGTTCCAATGGGGGTCGAAGCGGACCGGGCCGGATCTGGCCCGTGTCGGCGGACGGTATTCGGATGAATGGCATCTGGACCACCTGCGCAATCCGCAATCCGTTGTGCCGGAATCGATCATGCCGTCTTACGGCTTCCTCGAAAACCGGATGCTGACGGGTGAGGATATGGTGCAGCGGGTTCGGACCGAGGCCATGGTCGGCGTGCCCTACACCGACGAGATGATCGAAGTCGCGCGCGAGGATTTCCTCGCGCAGGCCGATCCGTTTGGGGACTCCGAGGGCATGGAAGAGCGCTATCCGAAGATGCAGCAGCGCAATTTCGACCGCCAGCCCGGCGTATCCGAAATGGACGCTCTGATCGCCTATCTGCAAATGCTCGGTACGCTGGTCGATTTCTCGACCTTCGAACCCGACCCGAACCGCTAA
- a CDS encoding cbb3-type cytochrome c oxidase subunit 3, translating into MDIYSLMREFADSWALLALVLVFLFVVFWAFRPGSAKLHDDAAESIFRHDENRPSPPRFEKEVV; encoded by the coding sequence ATGGATATCTATAGCCTGATGCGTGAATTTGCCGATAGCTGGGCGCTGCTTGCGCTTGTGCTCGTGTTTCTCTTCGTCGTTTTCTGGGCGTTTCGACCGGGTTCGGCAAAGCTGCACGACGACGCGGCAGAGAGCATTTTTCGCCATGACGAGAACCGGCCCAGCCCGCCGCGATTTGAAAAGGAGGTGGTGTGA